A single genomic interval of Helicoverpa armigera isolate CAAS_96S chromosome 22, ASM3070526v1, whole genome shotgun sequence harbors:
- the LOC110381069 gene encoding alpha-tocopherol transfer protein-like encodes MRVKPLAETSDKYVTKPEPVFHKTEGEIEKITTNTTISSNMDDIIEPESQLVRYGPQVVADIRKENNLDNIQNREQAIAIIDKWLQTQEHLIKKDYNKTYIERCIVTSKGSLERAKKQIDKMCTFRTLMPKYFDTTNLMESEIARMLDRGYFALVPTLTEEYHRVVIVKVRADSDISQTDYNLLFKFFVITAEYLKSNDYCRGFTLIGDIFDTSAADVLSKLNLVDLQQFIPIITEGYGTKIKGIIFLTGSKFIDGFVRIVKPFFSEKIASRIHVASTIEGLKEFLPVDILPEEYGGKEQSIKILHANLVKCLSSEAHQELLKEMHQARTDESKRQRDKFNDQYMGMPGTFRTLSLD; translated from the exons atgcgggtgaaaccgctggcagaaactaGTGACAAATATGTGACAAAACCTG AACCAGTATTTCACAAAACTGAAGGCGAAATTGAAAAGATTACCACCAATACCACCATTTCTTCAAACATGGATGATATAATAGAACCAGAAAGCCAACTAGTCAGGTACGGCCCACAAGTAGTGGCCGATATAcgaaaagaaaataatctaGATAATATACAAAATAGAGAGCAAGCTATAGCTATTATAGATAAATGGTTGCAGACACAGGAGCATTTAATTAAGAAAGATTATA ATAAAACCTACATAGAAAGATGTATAGTAACAAGCAAAGGTTCTCTAGAACGGGCGAAGAAACAAATAGACAAAATGTGCACGTTTAGAACATTGATGCCGAAGTATTTTGATACCACCAATCTCATGGAGAGCGAGATAGCCAGAATGTTGGATAGAGG TTACTTTGCTCTCGTACCAACACTAACAGAAGAATACCACAGAGTAGTCATCGTGAAAGTTAGAGCGGACTCTGATATAAGCCAAACAGACTACAATTTACTGTTTAAATTCTTTGTgatt ACAGCAGAATACCTGAAATCAAATGACTACTGCAGAGGATTTACTTTAATTGGAGATATATTCGACACCAGTGCAGCCGATGTTTTATCGAAGCTCAATTTGGTTGATTTGCAGCAGTTTATACCTATTATAACG GAAGGCTacggtacaaaaataaaaggcaTAATATTCCTAACCGGTTCCAAGTTTATTGATGGCTTCGTGAGGATTGTGAAGCCGTTCTTCTCAGAGAAGATAGCTAGCAGGATCCATGTGGCTTCTACCATAGAAGGATTGAAGGAGTTCCTGCCAGTGGATATTCTGCCTGAAGAGTATGGGGGGAAGGAACAGTCGATCAAGATTTTGCATG CAAATCTAGTCAAGTGCTTATCATCAGAAGCTCACCAGGAACTCCTGAAGGAGATGCATCAAGCCCGCACAGACGAGTCGAAGCGACAGCGCGACAAATTCAACGACCAATACATGGGGATGCCGGGGACCTTTAGGACATTATCTTTAGattaa